Proteins from a single region of Rhinolophus sinicus isolate RSC01 linkage group LG13, ASM3656204v1, whole genome shotgun sequence:
- the LIME1 gene encoding lck-interacting transmembrane adapter 1 isoform X2, which produces MGPQMSSAPPTLWVLGCLVLVLWLWVLCTACHRKQARRQQSELQGSVMQSLPLLRQPHLCSLSKSDTRLHELCRSPPGCRAPRPVSMDLLHLQCLEGSRGTTRPQVAFSKRELPRPGPATSAIQPSISHEATYSNVGLAAIPRASLAASPVVWAGARLTRSCARPGPEARSVVAEYACIQKFKGAGLGPQDLEQGSAEGTPAIQVDILYSRVNKPKRRDPEPATDQQDPRDGGVSLTPGSNLACEAPPLRGLSVDKGLLENVYESIQEMRAPERQEPPRCSY; this is translated from the exons ATGGGGCCACAGATGTCCTCGGCCCCACCCACCCTCTGGGTCCTAGGGTGCCTGGTCCTGGTCCTTTGGCTCTGGGTGCTATGCACAGCCTGCCACAG GAAGCAGGCACGGAGGCAGCAGTCAGAGCTGCAGGGCAGCGTGATGCAG TCACTGCCACTGCTGAGGCAACCGCACCTCTGCTCCCTCAGCAAGTCGGACACCAGATTGCATGAGCTATGCCGGAGCCCTCCAGGCTGCAGGG CCCCGCGGCCTGTCAGCATGGATCTCTTGCACCTGCAATGTCTGGAGGGGTCCAGAGGCACCACCAGGCCCCAGGTAGCCTTCTCAAAGCGGGAACTGCCCCGGCCCGGGCCTGCTACCTCTGCCATCCAGCCCTCCATCAGCCATGAGGCCACCTATTCCAACGTGGGGCTGGCTGCGATCCCCAGGGCCAGCCTGGCAGCCAGCCCTGTTGTGTGGGCAGGAGCACGGCTGACCAGAAGCTGTGCCAGACCTGGGCCTGAGGCCAGGTCCGTGGTGGCTGAGTATGCTTGCATCCAGAAGTTCAAGGGAGCAGGTCTGGGGCCCCAAGACCTGGAGCAGGGGAGCGCCGAGGGGACCCCAGCCATTCAG GTGGACATCCTGTACTCCAGGGTCAACAAGCCGAAAAGGAGAGACCCAGAACCTGCCACAGACCAGCAGGACCCCAGGGACGGGGGAGTGAGTCTGACTCCGGGGAGCAACTTGGCCTGTGAGGCCCCCCCACTCAGGGGCCTGAGTGTGGACAAGGGCCTCCTGGAAAACGTGTATGAGAGCATCCAGGAAATGCGGGCCCCTGAGCGCCAGGAACCCCCCAGATGTAGCTATTAG
- the LIME1 gene encoding lck-interacting transmembrane adapter 1 isoform X1, with translation MALAGAGLHRMGPQMSSAPPTLWVLGCLVLVLWLWVLCTACHRKQARRQQSELQGSVMQSLPLLRQPHLCSLSKSDTRLHELCRSPPGCRAPRPVSMDLLHLQCLEGSRGTTRPQVAFSKRELPRPGPATSAIQPSISHEATYSNVGLAAIPRASLAASPVVWAGARLTRSCARPGPEARSVVAEYACIQKFKGAGLGPQDLEQGSAEGTPAIQVDILYSRVNKPKRRDPEPATDQQDPRDGGVSLTPGSNLACEAPPLRGLSVDKGLLENVYESIQEMRAPERQEPPRCSY, from the exons ATGGCCTTG GCTGGTGCAGGACTTCACAGGATGGGGCCACAGATGTCCTCGGCCCCACCCACCCTCTGGGTCCTAGGGTGCCTGGTCCTGGTCCTTTGGCTCTGGGTGCTATGCACAGCCTGCCACAG GAAGCAGGCACGGAGGCAGCAGTCAGAGCTGCAGGGCAGCGTGATGCAG TCACTGCCACTGCTGAGGCAACCGCACCTCTGCTCCCTCAGCAAGTCGGACACCAGATTGCATGAGCTATGCCGGAGCCCTCCAGGCTGCAGGG CCCCGCGGCCTGTCAGCATGGATCTCTTGCACCTGCAATGTCTGGAGGGGTCCAGAGGCACCACCAGGCCCCAGGTAGCCTTCTCAAAGCGGGAACTGCCCCGGCCCGGGCCTGCTACCTCTGCCATCCAGCCCTCCATCAGCCATGAGGCCACCTATTCCAACGTGGGGCTGGCTGCGATCCCCAGGGCCAGCCTGGCAGCCAGCCCTGTTGTGTGGGCAGGAGCACGGCTGACCAGAAGCTGTGCCAGACCTGGGCCTGAGGCCAGGTCCGTGGTGGCTGAGTATGCTTGCATCCAGAAGTTCAAGGGAGCAGGTCTGGGGCCCCAAGACCTGGAGCAGGGGAGCGCCGAGGGGACCCCAGCCATTCAG GTGGACATCCTGTACTCCAGGGTCAACAAGCCGAAAAGGAGAGACCCAGAACCTGCCACAGACCAGCAGGACCCCAGGGACGGGGGAGTGAGTCTGACTCCGGGGAGCAACTTGGCCTGTGAGGCCCCCCCACTCAGGGGCCTGAGTGTGGACAAGGGCCTCCTGGAAAACGTGTATGAGAGCATCCAGGAAATGCGGGCCCCTGAGCGCCAGGAACCCCCCAGATGTAGCTATTAG
- the ZGPAT gene encoding zinc finger CCCH-type with G patch domain-containing protein, with product MDEESLQTALQTYDAQLQQVELALGAGLDPSALADLRQLQGDLKELIELTEASLVSVRKSKLLAALDGEHPAQDGAEHLAFQKAIAEGAGAPRAEVDAVPETEAGPEPSEPGQEEEGGEEEEEEEELSGRKVNAPYYSPWGTLEYHNAMIVGTEEASDGSAGVRVLYLYPTHKALKTCPFYLEGKCRFKEHCRFSHGQVVSMDELRPFQDPDLSSLQAGSACLAKQQDGLWYPARITDVDSGYYTVKFESLLLKEAVLEGDSVLPPLRAEPAGSSDSDSGDEGDEGDASYAKVVEASATDHGPCSSTFAGWEVHTRGIGSRLLAKMGYEFGKGLGRHGEGRVEPIHAVVLPRGKSLDQCMETLQKGAKGGKARPNRPPKCRGRGGRLQGRPPPRGVFDFLNEKLRGQAPGALEAGSALPGRGSGKEMYHASKNAKRALSLRLFQTEEKIEQAQRDIRSIQEALARNTGRYSVTVAQLQEKLAGAQRQLGQLRAQEAGLQRAQGKADTHRKMTEF from the exons ATGGACGAGGAGAGCCTGCAGACCGCCCTGCAGACCTACGACGCGCAGCTGCAGCAGGTGGAGCTGGCCCTGGGCGCCGGCCTGGATCCCTCCGCGCTGGCGGACCTGCGCCAGCTCCAGGGCGACCTGAAGGAGCTGATCGAGCTCACGGAGGCCAGCCTGGTGTCCGTCAGGAAGAGCAAGCTGCTGGCCGCACTGGACGGAGAGCACCCAGCCCAGGACGGTGCTGAGCACCTGGCTTTCCAGAAGGCCATTGCTGAGGGGGCAGGAGCCCCCAGGGCAGAAGTGGACGCTGTTCCTGAAACGGAGGCGGGGCCAGAGCCCAGCGAGcctgggcaggaggaggagggaggggaggaggaggaggaggaggaagagctgaGTGGCAGGAAGGTGAATGCCCCCTACTACAGCCCGTGGGGCACCCTGGAGTATCACAATGCCATGATCGTGGGCACAGAAGAGGCCAGCGACGGCTCCGCGGGCGTCCGCGTCCTCTACCTGTACCCCACCCACAAGGCCTTGAAGACCTGCCCGTTCTACCTGGAGGGGAAGTGCCGCTTCAAGGAGCACTGCAG GTTCTCCCACGGGCAGGTGGTCTCCATGGACGAGCTGCGTCCCTTCCAGGACCCGGACCTAAGCTCTCTGCAGGCTGGCTCGGCGTGTCTGGCCAAGCAGCAGGATGGTCTCTGGTACCCAGCACGAATCACTG ATGTGGACAGTGGCTACTACACAGTGAAGTTTGAGTCACTGCTGCTGAAGGAGGCTGTGCTAGAAGGGGACAGCGTCCTGCCCCCACTGCGTGCAGAGCCCGCAGGGTCCTCTGACTCAGACAGCGGCGACGAGGGCGACGAGGGCGACGCCAGCTATGCCAAAG TGGTGGAAGCCAGCGCCACCGACCACGGGCCCTGCAGCTCCACCTTCGCTGGCTGGGAGGTGCACACCCGGGGTATAGGCTCCAGGCTCCTGGCCAAGATGGGCTACGAGTTTGGCAAGG GTCTGGGCCGGCACGGAGAGGGCCGGGTGGAACCCATCCACGCTGTTGTGCTCCCTCGAGGGAAGTCGCTGGACCAGTGCATGGAGACCCTGCAGAAGGGGGCCAAGGGCGGCAAGGCTCGCCCCAACAGGCCCCCGAAGTGCCGGGGGCGAGGTGGCAGGCTCCAGGGCCGCCCGCCCCCTCGGGGCGTGTTCGACTTTCTGAACGAGAAGCTGCGAGGCCAGGCCCCTGGGGCGCTGGAGGCAGGGTCAGCCCTCCCAGGGAGGGGGAGCGGCAAGGAGATGTACCACGCCAGCAAGAACGCCAAGCGTGCCCTGAGCCTGCGGCTCTTCCAGACGGAGGAGAAGATCGAGCAGGCCCAGCGGGACATCCGCAGCATCCAGGAGGCCCTCGCCCGCAACACCGGCCG GTACAGCGTGACAGTGGCCCAGCTGCAGGAGAAGCTGGCAGGAGCCCAGCGGCAGCTGGGGCAGCTCCGGGCCCAGGAGGCGGGCCTGCAGCGGGCACAGGGCAAAGCAGACACCCACAGGAAGATGACAGAGTTCTAA